One window of the Tetragenococcus koreensis genome contains the following:
- a CDS encoding group II intron maturase-specific domain-containing protein encodes MTNRKRSGSLDEIISSINQYTQGWINYYKKGELKAFLAKQMTHLRRRLRALIWKRWKKVSTKYRQLKARGASHREAMTYANSRKSYWRISESKLLHRIFTKEKFKQWKLKDFNEILEK; translated from the coding sequence CTGACCAATCGGAAAAGATCGGGAAGCCTAGACGAAATTATCTCATCGATCAATCAATATACGCAAGGTTGGATTAACTATTATAAGAAAGGGGAACTAAAGGCTTTCTTAGCGAAACAAATGACCCACTTACGTAGAAGATTGCGCGCCCTTATTTGGAAAAGATGGAAGAAAGTGTCAACAAAATATCGACAACTGAAAGCAAGAGGGGCTTCTCACAGAGAAGCCATGACTTATGCAAATAGTCGAAAATCGTATTGGCGTATTTCCGAGTCTAAACTACTCCACCGAATCTTTACGAAAGAAAAATTCAAACAATGGAAACTCAAGGATTTCAATGAAATCCTTGAGAAATAA
- the ltrA gene encoding group II intron reverse transcriptase/maturase, protein MKNQSGYPLMDELVSSMNIDRAIEKVKKNKGAPGIDEMTVFEIKEHLNKYRQPFVQKLKEGTYRPQPTKRVEIDKKDGKKRKLSIPVVRDRVVQQMILQVITPLIDPTFSKNSYGFRPGKNCQQAIDQAGKYYEEGYNVVVDCDLKSYFDTINHQKLMHRMQWYIADKEILQLIWNFLNAGVLDGEIIRSTPQGAQQGSPLSPLLANVYLDQLDKELEKRGHRFIRYADDFIVLVQSERAAQRVQESVTQFLEGKLRLTVNQEKSQIVKAHQLEYLGFRLRKDKGK, encoded by the coding sequence ATGAAGAACCAAAGTGGCTATCCATTAATGGACGAACTCGTAAGTTCGATGAATATTGATCGAGCCATCGAGAAAGTAAAGAAGAACAAAGGAGCACCAGGCATCGATGAGATGACCGTATTTGAAATCAAGGAACATCTAAACAAATACCGACAACCTTTTGTTCAAAAACTGAAAGAAGGGACTTATCGTCCTCAGCCCACCAAACGGGTAGAGATTGATAAGAAAGACGGCAAGAAACGAAAGTTGAGTATTCCTGTCGTACGAGACCGCGTGGTACAACAGATGATTTTACAAGTCATTACCCCTTTGATCGACCCGACCTTTTCTAAAAACAGTTATGGATTTAGACCTGGAAAGAATTGCCAACAGGCAATCGATCAAGCAGGAAAATATTATGAAGAAGGCTACAATGTGGTCGTGGATTGTGACTTAAAAAGTTATTTCGACACCATCAATCATCAGAAACTAATGCATCGTATGCAATGGTATATCGCTGATAAAGAAATCCTTCAATTAATCTGGAATTTTCTCAATGCGGGCGTACTAGACGGGGAAATTATCCGTTCTACACCTCAAGGAGCCCAACAGGGCAGCCCCTTATCTCCACTTTTAGCCAACGTCTATCTTGACCAACTAGATAAGGAACTCGAAAAGAGAGGGCATCGTTTTATCCGCTACGCCGACGATTTTATCGTGCTAGTACAAAGTGAACGAGCCGCCCAAAGGGTTCAAGAAAGTGTCACCCAGTTCCTGGAAGGAAAGTTACGACTCACGGTAAACCAAGAGAAGAGCCAAATTGTAAAGGCGCATCAATTGGAATACCTCGGATTCCGTCTGAGGAAAGATAAGGGAAAGTAA
- a CDS encoding ISLre2 family transposase codes for MDCTIFYVKWVNSKETNFLAREKAMMVFFAQLLATITQLAFQILDAEVSTQCKKEGFQVDRKNERTVTFLFGSVTYVRRRMKNQANEIRYPLDEFLGIRKSFRYSSLVLRNVSQLGSIMVYRHVSQAIDCLTSWRMSHQNVQQLVVKTGGLIQTRSTHESRYDGIISKKKVPYLYLEGDGVKIGGQKKQSLEIHRFQVCEGSQKVGNRTEMIAPHFVSHLNRQQAQKEIMNYIQAHYDLTNTVVVSNSDGGSGYEKAVFDELSLGCLRHEHFRDRYHVHRKIKERLSFVPQLQNRMIQAIQHYNWPEVQLVLDTSESLIEEKEAETLEQLRLLHHYLQRNWPYLKPRKARGIVDPKACIGTIESTHRKMTYRMKRQGRLWTKTGAQAMIRVIDSLRNQEFDGWLNQYEALPNDVVAQEKRWKAMKRWVQKKPNFQTHEGAFKGQIGEGKAKSAPLGQFAKGLEQLITTPNYI; via the coding sequence ATAGATTGCACGATCTTTTACGTAAAATGGGTAAATTCAAAGGAAACGAATTTTTTAGCAAGGGAAAAAGCCATGATGGTCTTTTTTGCCCAACTCCTAGCGACGATAACACAACTTGCTTTTCAAATTCTCGATGCGGAGGTTTCGACCCAATGCAAGAAGGAAGGCTTTCAAGTGGATCGTAAAAATGAACGAACGGTGACTTTTTTATTTGGCAGCGTGACCTATGTTCGCCGCCGAATGAAAAATCAAGCCAATGAAATTCGTTATCCTTTGGATGAATTTCTAGGGATTCGAAAGAGCTTCCGTTATAGTTCTCTTGTGCTACGCAACGTTTCTCAATTGGGGTCCATCATGGTCTATCGTCACGTTTCCCAAGCGATTGATTGTTTGACTTCTTGGCGTATGAGCCACCAAAATGTGCAACAACTGGTGGTCAAAACCGGGGGACTGATTCAGACGCGAAGTACTCATGAAAGTCGCTACGACGGGATCATTTCTAAGAAAAAAGTGCCCTATTTATATTTAGAAGGCGACGGAGTGAAGATTGGCGGTCAGAAGAAGCAGTCGCTAGAAATCCATCGTTTTCAAGTATGTGAAGGGAGCCAGAAAGTCGGGAATCGCACGGAAATGATCGCCCCGCACTTTGTCAGTCATCTTAACCGACAACAAGCGCAAAAAGAAATAATGAACTATATTCAAGCGCATTATGATCTAACAAATACCGTTGTCGTTTCCAATAGTGACGGTGGTTCAGGCTATGAAAAAGCCGTGTTTGATGAACTTTCCTTAGGCTGTTTACGTCATGAACACTTTCGTGATCGGTATCATGTCCATCGGAAAATCAAAGAACGCCTGTCTTTTGTCCCACAACTTCAAAATCGGATGATCCAGGCGATTCAACATTATAATTGGCCAGAGGTCCAACTTGTCTTAGACACCTCGGAAAGTTTGATCGAAGAAAAGGAAGCTGAAACCTTAGAACAATTACGCTTACTCCATCATTATCTTCAAAGGAATTGGCCGTATTTAAAACCTCGGAAAGCCCGAGGAATCGTGGATCCCAAAGCTTGTATTGGTACAATCGAAAGCACCCATCGGAAGATGACCTACCGGATGAAGCGCCAAGGACGGTTATGGACAAAAACGGGCGCGCAGGCCATGATTCGTGTCATTGATAGTTTAAGAAACCAAGAATTTGATGGTTGGTTGAACCAATATGAAGCTCTTCCTAACGACGTAGTCGCCCAGGAAAAGCGTTGGAAAGCCATGAAACGTTGGGTACAGAAAAAGCCTAACTTTCAAACGCATGAAGGGGCATTTAAGGGCCAAATCGGCGAAGGAAAAGCCAAAAGTGCGCCCTTAGGCCAATTCGCCAAAGGGTTGGAGCAATTAATAACGACACCGAATTATATCTAA
- a CDS encoding DUF924 family protein: MQTPETVLYFWFHELSPEQLFNGGSEVDQLITERFKGLHLQATRGELDNWRTTIQGRLAEIIILDQFSRNIYRGKPESFAFDSAALILAQEALKTEQTHGLTPEELGFLLMPFMHSESKKIHQISLQLFAQPGLEKYLDYEKQHKKIIDRFGRYPHRNAILGRVSTTGTNFIIHFFRKANTHPISKWTIFSKFYDYFFSIVILATR; this comes from the coding sequence ATGCAGACACCAGAGACAGTTTTATATTTTTGGTTCCATGAACTTTCACCAGAACAATTATTCAATGGCGGCAGCGAAGTTGACCAACTGATCACTGAGCGATTTAAAGGATTGCATCTGCAAGCCACCCGAGGAGAGCTCGACAACTGGCGCACTACAATCCAGGGTCGCTTAGCAGAAATTATTATACTCGACCAATTTTCTCGCAATATCTACCGAGGCAAACCAGAATCCTTTGCCTTTGATTCTGCGGCACTGATTCTGGCACAAGAAGCATTAAAAACTGAGCAGACTCATGGCCTAACTCCCGAAGAACTTGGCTTTTTATTAATGCCTTTTATGCACTCCGAGTCAAAAAAAATCCATCAAATTTCCTTACAGTTATTTGCTCAACCGGGTCTTGAAAAATACTTAGATTACGAAAAACAACATAAAAAAATTATTGATCGTTTTGGGCGGTATCCCCATCGAAATGCCATTCTTGGGAGAGTATCAACTACAGGAACCAATTTCATAATTCACTTTTTCAGAAAAGCAAACACTCATCCAATTTCGAAATGGACAATTTTTTCGAAATTCTATGACTATTTCTTTTCCATTGTTATCTTAGCGACACGCTGA
- a CDS encoding transposase, protein MSIIQQPTLFDIDYLEKLDIQEKYKEIFSPIDWTKVLDLFQKDTKVGPSITVNYEAVLRSLMARIDQKIPTQKALIQRLKSDLRLKLSVGFLYSEPIPSEATYSRVMAILANHLSVLERVNQQLLQLIHEELDIFTENVAIDVTSIEARTKPVKTDNPKLPSTEAQRSMTTEAILETLPSYASWGVKKNSQDKNYFWFGYKGTLAVSTKSQYILNMHIASAFASDVILAIPTIRKVAEALRMEKEAPYLSLDKGYDAKEIYQECHALDIEPIIPLKRIAKNDGEVDAHYAPTCLFEYGYKYDSYDKRYGALKYARPEKYCRDCPLQHEGLCQKVIKVKQMNDPRKYNHPARGTRAWKLKYNERSSVERVNGYLKENYQLDNTRFYQPSHAIAFYHLIQLTYNARNFANQRVAKITMEKK, encoded by the coding sequence ATGTCTATTATACAACAACCAACCTTATTTGACATCGATTATTTAGAAAAATTAGATATTCAGGAGAAGTATAAAGAAATTTTCTCCCCAATCGATTGGACAAAAGTGTTAGATTTATTTCAAAAAGATACGAAAGTCGGACCGTCTATTACCGTCAATTATGAAGCGGTCCTCCGTTCCTTAATGGCACGTATTGATCAGAAAATTCCTACACAAAAAGCCTTGATTCAACGTTTGAAAAGTGATTTACGTTTGAAACTAAGCGTCGGTTTTCTTTATTCTGAACCCATTCCTTCAGAAGCCACCTATTCGCGAGTGATGGCGATCTTGGCAAACCATCTTTCTGTTTTGGAAAGGGTAAACCAGCAATTACTCCAACTCATTCATGAAGAGTTGGACATTTTTACAGAGAATGTGGCGATTGATGTGACTTCGATCGAAGCACGGACAAAGCCTGTAAAAACAGATAATCCAAAGCTCCCATCGACTGAAGCACAACGAAGCATGACCACAGAAGCCATTCTTGAGACCCTCCCTTCTTATGCTTCATGGGGCGTGAAGAAAAATAGTCAAGACAAGAATTATTTTTGGTTTGGCTATAAAGGGACACTCGCTGTTTCTACGAAAAGCCAATATATTTTAAACATGCATATCGCTTCTGCTTTTGCTTCAGATGTTATTTTAGCGATTCCCACCATTCGCAAGGTGGCAGAAGCGTTAAGAATGGAAAAAGAGGCCCCTTATCTCTCTTTAGATAAAGGCTATGACGCCAAAGAAATCTATCAGGAATGTCACGCCTTAGATATCGAACCCATCATTCCATTAAAACGAATAGCGAAAAACGATGGCGAAGTAGACGCTCACTACGCACCGACCTGTCTGTTTGAATATGGTTATAAATATGACAGTTATGATAAAAGATATGGGGCGTTGAAATATGCTCGACCCGAAAAATATTGTAGAGATTGTCCACTACAGCACGAAGGGCTTTGCCAAAAAGTCATCAAAGTCAAACAAATGAATGACCCAAGAAAGTATAATCATCCAGCTCGAGGAACGCGTGCCTGGAAATTGAAATACAATGAACGAAGCAGTGTCGAACGTGTTAATGGGTATTTAAAAGAAAATTACCAGCTAGACAATACCCGTTTTTATCAACCCAGTCATGCGATTGCTTTTTATCACTTGATCCAACTCACTTATAATGCGCGAAACTTTGCCAATCAGCGTGTCGCTAAGATAACAATGGAAAAGAAATAG
- a CDS encoding PTS sugar transporter subunit IIA, which yields MAKQLVLISHGRLCEELKKSTEMIMGPQKNIYTVALLPEEDPEQYKEKFEKVISQLDDFVVLCDLMGGTPCNVVAKMIMTGANINLYSGMNMPMVIDFINSEMVGKDLDLVNAARSNVTWVNAVIAADDDEE from the coding sequence ATGGCAAAGCAGTTAGTTTTGATCAGTCATGGTCGACTTTGTGAGGAACTGAAGAAAAGCACGGAAATGATTATGGGTCCGCAGAAAAATATTTATACCGTCGCTCTTTTACCTGAAGAAGATCCAGAACAATATAAAGAAAAATTCGAAAAAGTAATCAGTCAATTAGATGATTTTGTCGTATTGTGTGATTTAATGGGCGGAACTCCCTGTAACGTTGTCGCGAAAATGATTATGACAGGAGCTAATATTAATCTATACTCAGGAATGAATATGCCAATGGTTATCGATTTTATCAATAGTGAAATGGTTGGTAAAGACTTGGACTTAGTCAATGCGGCAAGGAGTAATGTTACCTGGGTGAATGCAGTAATAGCCGCAGACGATGACGAGGAGTGA
- a CDS encoding PTS system mannose/fructose/sorbose family transporter subunit IID codes for MTNSNYKLTKKDFNQINRRSLLTFQAGWNYERMQGTGYLYLILPQLRKIYGDDTPELKEMMKVHTQFFNTSNFFNTIITGIDLAVEEEQGIDGKETVNGLKVGLMGSFAAIGDSIFAALIPAIFGALAANMATNGSAVGVLIWIVAQVLVMIFRWKQLEIAHRQGVSLITDMQDQLAALTDAATLLGVFMVGALVATMINVNIAAAPSIGGVPLDLQNSLDMIMPKLIPAAIVGGVYWLLGKKNMTSTKAIFIVLIVSVALSALGIIGN; via the coding sequence ATGACGAACTCTAATTATAAGTTAACAAAAAAAGATTTTAATCAAATCAACCGTAGAAGTTTGTTGACCTTTCAAGCAGGCTGGAACTATGAGCGTATGCAAGGGACTGGGTATTTATATCTGATCTTACCACAATTACGTAAAATTTATGGTGATGATACGCCCGAATTAAAAGAAATGATGAAAGTTCATACCCAATTCTTTAATACATCCAATTTCTTTAATACTATTATCACAGGTATTGATTTAGCCGTTGAAGAAGAACAAGGAATTGATGGAAAAGAAACAGTAAATGGACTAAAAGTTGGTTTGATGGGCTCTTTTGCGGCCATAGGCGACTCTATCTTCGCGGCATTGATACCAGCAATTTTTGGGGCTTTAGCTGCAAATATGGCAACCAACGGAAGCGCAGTAGGTGTTTTGATTTGGATAGTAGCGCAAGTTTTAGTGATGATTTTTCGTTGGAAGCAACTAGAAATTGCTCATCGACAAGGGGTTTCTTTAATAACGGACATGCAAGATCAACTGGCTGCTTTAACCGATGCTGCAACCTTGCTAGGGGTATTCATGGTAGGGGCCTTAGTTGCGACTATGATTAATGTCAATATTGCTGCAGCACCAAGTATCGGCGGTGTACCGCTGGATTTGCAAAATAGTTTAGATATGATTATGCCAAAACTGATACCAGCAGCAATTGTTGGTGGGGTTTACTGGCTATTAGGAAAGAAAAATATGACTTCAACGAAAGCGATCTTTATTGTTTTAATCGTGAGTGTTGCCTTGTCAGCATTGGGCATTATTGGAAATTAG
- a CDS encoding PTS mannose/fructose/sorbose/N-acetylgalactosamine transporter subunit IIC, which yields MTITWWQILLLTLYAGYQIWDELHIYSSASSPVFAGMISGLIMGDLTTGLVIGGSLQLTILGVGTFGGATRIDANTGTIMATAFSVSLGMNPQQAISAIGVPVASLLVQLDILARFANTFFAHRIDKKIEEFDYKGIERNFLLGIAPWTLSRMVPVFLALTFGGGLVQSVVGVLNNELQWLGDGLEVAGAVLPAVGFAILLRYLPVKKHLPYLILGFTITALLTVVFSDIQLLGENVAEVVENFEGTFNALPMLAITLIGLALATISYKNGQNGKGTPQQTTANTQEESTEGEIEDDEL from the coding sequence ATGACAATTACATGGTGGCAGATTCTTTTATTAACATTGTATGCAGGTTATCAAATTTGGGATGAGTTACACATTTACTCTTCAGCAAGTTCCCCTGTTTTTGCAGGGATGATCAGTGGTTTGATCATGGGAGATTTAACCACAGGTCTGGTGATCGGCGGCTCGCTGCAACTGACGATTTTAGGCGTAGGAACATTTGGAGGAGCGACACGTATCGATGCCAACACAGGAACGATTATGGCGACGGCTTTTTCTGTTTCTTTGGGAATGAATCCACAACAAGCCATTTCAGCAATTGGCGTCCCGGTAGCTAGTTTGTTAGTCCAACTAGATATTTTGGCGCGTTTTGCCAATACTTTTTTTGCACATCGTATAGATAAAAAGATTGAAGAATTTGATTACAAAGGGATCGAACGTAATTTCTTACTAGGCATTGCGCCCTGGACGCTGTCTCGGATGGTCCCCGTATTTTTAGCTTTAACTTTTGGCGGTGGTCTGGTTCAAAGTGTGGTTGGTGTCTTAAATAATGAACTGCAATGGTTAGGAGATGGATTGGAAGTTGCTGGTGCTGTTTTACCAGCTGTTGGTTTTGCTATTTTACTACGTTATTTACCAGTCAAAAAACACTTACCCTATCTTATACTAGGTTTCACCATAACTGCTTTATTAACTGTAGTATTTAGCGACATTCAATTGTTAGGAGAAAATGTAGCTGAAGTCGTAGAAAACTTTGAAGGAACATTCAATGCTTTACCTATGCTGGCGATTACCTTGATTGGTCTTGCCTTAGCTACAATTAGTTATAAGAATGGGCAAAATGGCAAAGGTACACCACAGCAAACCACAGCAAACACTCAAGAGGAGTCAACAGAGGGGGAAATTGAAGATGACGAACTCTAA
- a CDS encoding PTS system mannose/fructose/N-acetylgalactosamine-transporter subunit IIB: MIIAARIDGRLVHGQVANLWTTKLNITRIMVVDDEVATNDVEKSGLKMATPTGVKLSVLPIEKAINNILAGKYDSQRLLIIAKRPEYFVTLTEKGVPIEEINIGNMSQNDETRSITRSINVTDDDVENFKLLNEKGVHLISQMVPNDKAEDFMSLLKA, translated from the coding sequence ATGATTATCGCAGCAAGAATCGACGGACGGCTTGTTCATGGACAAGTAGCTAATTTATGGACCACAAAATTAAATATTACACGCATTATGGTAGTAGATGATGAAGTAGCAACGAATGATGTCGAAAAAAGCGGATTGAAAATGGCCACACCAACTGGCGTGAAGTTAAGTGTTTTGCCAATTGAAAAAGCCATAAATAACATTTTAGCTGGTAAATATGATTCACAGCGATTATTGATTATCGCAAAACGACCTGAATATTTTGTAACACTAACGGAAAAAGGGGTTCCTATTGAAGAAATCAATATCGGTAATATGTCACAAAACGATGAAACGCGCTCAATAACACGTTCGATTAATGTAACAGATGATGATGTTGAAAACTTTAAATTATTAAATGAAAAAGGGGTTCATTTGATTTCCCAAATGGTACCCAATGACAAAGCTGAAGACTTTATGAGTCTTTTGAAAGCATAG
- a CDS encoding glycoside hydrolase family 35 protein: MKPLSKEGKTIFEIKEDFLLDNKPFKILSGAIHYFRIHPDDWYHSLYNLKALGFNTVETYVPWNMHEPTKGNFCFDGILDLERFLKIAQEMGLYAIVRPSPYICAEWEFGGLPAWLLNENCQIRTSDPDYLIHVDAYYDVLMAKLSPYQLSQGGNILMMQVENEYGSFGEEKEYLRTMVKLMRQKGIDLPFFTSDGPWRATLRAGSMIEDDILTTGNFGSKAKENFTSMQAFFDEYDKKWPLMCMEFWDGWFNRWQEPIVEREPEELAEAIHEVLELGSINLYMFHGGTNFGFMNGCSARRQTDLPQITSYDYGAPLNEEGNPTEKYYAISRMLHHYYPEIQQKEPLVKESMTMKGIPLTAKVSLFATIDAISRPVSSVYPKTMEELGQNTGYLLYRTIISKDADKEKIRMIDGRDRAQLFVDYEWVATQNQNEIGEDIFIWQKEEGSQLDLLMENMGRVNYGPKLLADTQRKGLRQGVMADLHFVTNWQQFCLPFETSQTIDFTGKWEEGVPSFYQFDTEIEDPRDCFIDLSGFGKGIVFVNDVNIGRFWEVGPTLSLYIPKGYLNPGNNKIVIFETEGRYQPKINLLAVPVFKTMKEG, encoded by the coding sequence TTGAAACCGCTATCAAAGGAGGGAAAGACTATATTCGAAATCAAAGAAGATTTTTTATTGGATAACAAACCTTTTAAGATATTATCTGGTGCGATTCATTATTTTCGTATTCATCCAGATGATTGGTACCATTCCTTATATAATTTGAAAGCGCTTGGATTTAATACGGTTGAGACTTACGTTCCGTGGAATATGCATGAACCGACGAAAGGAAACTTTTGTTTTGACGGAATCCTTGATTTAGAAAGGTTTTTAAAAATCGCTCAAGAAATGGGATTATATGCGATTGTTCGTCCATCACCATATATATGTGCAGAATGGGAATTTGGTGGCTTGCCGGCTTGGTTATTAAATGAAAATTGTCAAATTCGAACGAGTGATCCAGATTACCTAATTCATGTGGATGCCTACTACGATGTATTAATGGCCAAACTTTCCCCTTATCAATTATCGCAAGGCGGAAATATCTTAATGATGCAAGTAGAAAATGAATATGGTTCATTCGGAGAAGAAAAAGAATACTTGCGTACGATGGTTAAATTGATGCGGCAAAAGGGAATCGATCTTCCTTTCTTTACTTCGGATGGTCCTTGGCGGGCGACCTTAAGAGCAGGAAGTATGATCGAAGACGATATTCTTACAACGGGTAATTTTGGATCTAAAGCCAAAGAAAACTTTACCTCAATGCAAGCATTTTTTGATGAGTATGATAAAAAGTGGCCGTTAATGTGTATGGAGTTTTGGGATGGCTGGTTTAACCGTTGGCAAGAACCCATTGTGGAGCGTGAACCAGAGGAATTGGCTGAAGCGATCCACGAAGTACTTGAATTAGGTAGTATTAATTTATATATGTTCCATGGTGGAACCAACTTTGGTTTTATGAATGGCTGTTCCGCGCGAAGACAAACCGACCTTCCCCAGATTACATCCTATGACTATGGTGCGCCTTTAAATGAAGAAGGAAATCCAACGGAAAAATATTACGCGATTTCTCGGATGCTGCATCACTATTATCCAGAAATTCAGCAAAAAGAGCCGTTGGTCAAAGAAAGTATGACGATGAAAGGTATTCCTTTAACAGCAAAAGTTTCTCTTTTTGCCACAATCGATGCGATCAGTCGACCTGTTTCATCCGTCTACCCAAAAACAATGGAAGAACTTGGACAAAACACAGGATATCTATTGTATCGAACGATAATCTCTAAAGATGCTGACAAAGAAAAGATTCGAATGATTGACGGTAGGGATCGTGCGCAGCTTTTTGTCGATTATGAATGGGTGGCAACGCAGAATCAAAATGAAATTGGAGAAGATATCTTTATTTGGCAAAAAGAGGAGGGGTCGCAACTTGATTTGTTAATGGAAAATATGGGACGTGTAAACTATGGTCCCAAATTACTTGCAGACACACAGAGAAAAGGGTTACGTCAAGGAGTGATGGCAGACTTACATTTTGTTACCAATTGGCAGCAGTTTTGTTTGCCGTTTGAAACGAGTCAAACAATTGATTTTACAGGGAAATGGGAGGAAGGAGTGCCAAGTTTTTATCAGTTTGACACAGAGATTGAAGATCCTAGAGATTGTTTTATCGATCTAAGTGGTTTTGGAAAAGGCATAGTTTTCGTTAATGATGTAAATATAGGGCGCTTTTGGGAAGTTGGACCGACACTTTCGTTATATATACCCAAAGGATATTTAAATCCAGGCAATAATAAAATCGTTATTTTTGAAACGGAAGGGCGTTATCAGCCAAAGATCAATTTGCTAGCAGTACCTGTATTTAAAACGATGAAAGAAGGGTAA
- the lacD gene encoding tagatose-bisphosphate aldolase gives MLKLSKAKKEKMDKLSTSDGIINALAIDQRGALKKMINALDGEPKGKTIEEFKALVSQELTSYTSAILLDPEYGLKAANVRDDQAGLLLAYEKSGYDTTQLGRLPDLLEDWSALRLKAEGADAVKFLLYYDIDEDPHINHLKHVFIERLGSECAAEEIPFYLELLSYDAQNADTNSKEFAKVKPHKVIEMMKEFSKPQYKADVLKVEIPVNMKFVAGYTDEEAIYTKEEAKAYFKAQSQITDLPFIFLSAGVSTEMFQESLVLAKEAGSTFNGVLCGRATWKNGVAPFIEKGEKEALDWLRTQGKENIETLNQVLKQTASSWHDKVEVE, from the coding sequence ATGCTGAAACTGTCCAAAGCAAAGAAAGAAAAAATGGATAAATTATCTACCTCTGATGGGATCATCAACGCACTAGCGATTGATCAGCGTGGTGCTTTAAAGAAAATGATTAATGCGCTTGATGGTGAACCTAAAGGAAAAACGATCGAAGAATTTAAAGCACTAGTATCACAAGAATTAACTTCCTATACTTCAGCAATTTTGTTGGATCCTGAATATGGCTTAAAAGCAGCAAATGTGCGCGATGACCAAGCTGGTTTGCTGCTGGCATATGAAAAAAGCGGCTATGATACGACTCAATTAGGACGCCTACCAGATCTATTAGAAGATTGGTCAGCCTTACGTCTAAAAGCTGAAGGTGCCGATGCAGTGAAATTTTTGCTTTATTATGATATAGACGAAGATCCGCATATTAATCATCTGAAGCATGTTTTTATTGAACGCTTAGGTAGTGAATGTGCTGCTGAAGAAATTCCATTTTATTTAGAATTACTTTCTTATGATGCACAAAATGCAGATACAAATTCAAAAGAATTTGCTAAAGTTAAACCGCATAAAGTCATTGAAATGATGAAAGAATTTTCAAAACCACAATATAAAGCAGACGTGTTGAAAGTTGAAATTCCGGTAAATATGAAATTTGTTGCAGGTTATACGGATGAGGAGGCAATTTATACCAAAGAGGAAGCAAAAGCTTATTTTAAAGCACAAAGCCAAATAACTGACCTGCCGTTTATTTTCTTAAGCGCTGGGGTATCAACTGAAATGTTTCAAGAATCACTTGTTTTAGCCAAAGAAGCGGGATCTACGTTTAATGGTGTTCTTTGTGGACGAGCAACCTGGAAAAATGGTGTGGCTCCTTTTATTGAAAAGGGTGAAAAGGAAGCTTTGGATTGGTTAAGAACCCAAGGAAAAGAAAACATTGAGACATTGAATCAAGTATTGAAACAAACAGCTAGTTCTTGGCATGATAAAGTGGAAGTGGAATAA